The genomic interval TGCCCGGGACCGCACCCAGGCGGTGATCGCCGCATACGAGTCCGGCTTCGTCTCCCCGAGCTGATCCGGCCCCGGTGCGCAGACCTGCCCGGGCGCGGCTCGCTGTGCTCCGGAACCAGCGAGTACGATCCGGCAAACACGCGACGAGCTGGGAGGAAACACCGTGGGGCGGTTGACCGGCGGGGACCCCTCTCTGCTGCGGCGGATCAATTCCGCCGTGGTCCTGCACGCCCTGCGGGGCGCCGGCTCCCCCACCCTCACCGACCTGACCCGCGTCACCGGGCTGTCCCGGCCGACGGTCGAGGGTGTGGTCGAAGGGCTGATGGTGACCGGGCTTGTCGTCGAAGCCCCGCCCGAAGAAGGTGAGGCCCGACGCCAGGGGCGGCCCGCGCGCAGGTTCCGGTTCCGGGCCGAGGCGGGCCACCTGATGGGCGTCGAGATCGGTCCGCACCGGATCGCCGCCCTGCTCTCCGGCCTCGACGGCCGCGTCATCGGAGCCGGCTCCCGCGAGGTGTCCGAGACCGCGTCGGCGGACGAGCGGCTCGACCGGGTACGCGCCATGGTCGCCGACGTGCTGCGCCGCGCCGGCGTCGCGCGCGGTTCGCTGCGCGCCGTCGGCGTCGGCACTCCCGGCATCGTGGAGGCGGACGGTACCGTTCGGCTCGGTACCGCCCTGCCGGACTGGACCGGGCTGCCGCTCGGCGAACGGCTCCGCCGCTCCTTCCGCTGCCCCGTGCTGGTCGAGAACGACGCCAACGCCGCGGCGGTCGCCGAGCACTGGAAGGGCGCCGCCGTCGAATCCGACGACATCGTGTTCGTCATGGCCGGGCTGAGCCCTGGCGCGGGTTCGCTGATCGGCGGGCGGCTGCACCGCGGCTTCGGCGGCGCCGCCGGCGAGATCGGCGCGCTGCACCTGCTGGGCCGCGAAGTCACGCCGGAAAGGCTGCTGTCGACGACGGACGAGCCGCTGCATCCGCTGGACGAGCAGGCGGTGGCCGCGGTGTTCCGGCAGGCCAGGCAGGGGGATGCGGGCGCGCAGCAGGCCGTCGAGCGGTTCATCCAGCGCCTGGTGCACGATGTGGCTGCGCTGGTCCTCGCGCTCGACCCCGAGCTGGTCGTGGTCGGCGGGTGGGCGGCCGGTCTGGACGGCGTACTGGAGCCGCTGCGGGGCGAGTTGGAGCGCTACTGCCTGCGTCCGCCGCGGGTGGCCCTGTCCCTGCTCGGTGAGGCGGCCGTGGCGACGGGCGCGCTGCGCCTCGCCCTCGACCACGTCGAGGAGCAGCTTTTCGCCGTCGAGGGAACGGTAACGGCCCGCCGCTGAGTGCGACGGGCCGCCCGAAGTCCAGCAGCGGGGCGGGCGATCAGGACGCCTTGCGCTCCTGCGTGTGGTGACTGATCTCCAGGTCGCCCGAGTCGCCGAAGGTGAGCCGGCAGGTGTCGGCCCGGTACGTGGCCACCGAGACCGCGGCGGTCCTGCCCTCGGCGAAGTAGCGCGTGGTGACGACCAAGACGGGCGCCCCGGGCAGCCGGTCCAGCTCCTTGGCGTCGTCGGCGCGGGCGGAGCCGAGCTCGACGGCGCGGTCCTGGCCGTCCATTCCGAGGCGCTGCAGACCGCGCAGCACGCTGCGCGCGCGTGCCGCTCCGGACGGGGCTTCGATGGCGGGCAGTTCGGGCACGGACGCGACAGGAACGTACAGCAGCTCGGCCGCGACCGGCTGGCCGTGGGTCACCCGGATCCGGCGCACTGTGTGCACCTCGTCCTCGCCCGCCACGTCGAGCAGCCGCGCCACCGCTCCCGGGGGCACGGCATCCGTGCAGTCGACGGGCTGCCAGGCGTCACCGGCGGCACCGGGCCACCCGTGCTGCGAGGTTCCGACGTCGACGCCCATGCGTGGCGGGGCGACTGTCGTGCCGACGCCGCGGCGGCGTTGCAGGCGGCCTTCCAGCTCCAGCTGTTCCAGTGCCTGGCGGAGCGTGGCGCGGGCGACGCCGAAGCGCGCGGCGAGTTCACGCTCGTTGGGCAGGATCTCTCCGACCGCGAAATCGGAGTCGAGTGCCTCGCTGAGGACGGTCTTGAGGTGCCAGTACTTCGGCTCCGGCACAGTGTCGAGCTGCGTGGTCCCCACCCTGATCCTCCGCAATCTCCGTGTCCGCGAACGCATCCGCGGACGTGTCCACGGACATGTCCCCGACGTGCCCGTGACGGCTTTCCGTGCCCTTGTTTATTAAAGGTTCCTGCACTAACTCTGCGACCATAAGTCTGCGGTCCCCCTTGGTCAAGACCAATCCCAGGGGGCAAACGCGGACTTTACGGGGCGAGTGCGGCAATTTTGTCGGGGTTACGCACGATATAGACGCACTGGACCAGACCGTCCACCACATCCAGCTGGAAGACGGCGTCCGGCACCCCGCCGGACAGGATCAGCAGCGCCGGCCCGCCGTTGAGCTCCAGGAACCGGAACTCGCTCTGCACGATGGGCTGCTTGGCCACGGCGAAGAGGAATCGACCCACCTTGTCTGCGCTCTGCATGACCCGCAGCGGCGCCTTTGCCTTGCCGCCGCTGTCGCCCACCAGCCGGACGTCCGGAGCAAGCAGCAAGAGCAGTGCGTCGAGGTCCCCTCCCGACGCGGCGGCGAGGAAGCGCTCGGTGACGTCGCGGCGCTCGGCCGGGTCGACGTCGAATCTGGGCCTGCCCTCCTCGACGTGCCGGCGCGCACGTCCCGCCAGCTGCCGTACGGCCGATTCCGAGCGGTCGAGCGTGGCGGCGATCTCTGCGTACGGAAAGCCGAACGCCTCCCGCAGGACGAAAACGGCGCGTTCCAGCGGCGAGAGCGATTCGAGGACGACGAGGACCGCGAGCGAAACGGAGTCGGCGAGCATCGCGCGCTCGGCGGTGTCCGGGACGGCGGCCCCGAAGTCGGTCACGACCGGCTCGGGCAGCCACGGCCCGACGTACGCCTCGCGCCGTGCCTGTACGTGCCGCAGCCGGTCGATCGCGAGCCTGGTGGTGATGCGGCACAGGTAGGCCCGTGGTTCTCGCACGTCGTCGCGCGTCTCGGCCGACCAGCGCAGCCACGCCTCCTGTACGACGTCCTCGGCGTCGGCCACCCGGCCGAGCATCCTGTAGGCCACTCCCGTCAGGACGGGCCGGTGCTCTTCGAAGACGTCGGTCACGGTGTCGGCAGTCACGTTCCCCATCCCAGCCGACCACTTCCACGCTGTCCAGGCGGCATCGGTGCGGGACAGAGCACATTGGCCGGTACGGGTTGGCCCCTTGAACTCCAAGCTACTGAGCGGTAATTGTTGTTGACGCGGTGTCTAAACGCCGACCCCCGACCCCAGGGAGCAGCAGCATGGCCGCAAAGGTCTCCTTCACGACCGAGTCCGCCACGGGCAGTCACACGCTCTCCGTGGCATACGAACGGGCGGGCGCCGGCGAGCCGCTCCTTCTGCTGCACGGCATCGGCCATCACTGGCAGGCCTGGGAGCCGGTGTTCTCCGCACTGGCCGCCGAGCGGGATGTGATCGCCGTCGACCTGCCCGGTTTCGGCGAGTCGCCCGCGCTTCCCGACGGCCTGTCCTACGACCTGTCGACGGTGGTCCCCACACTCGGCGCGCTGTGCGAGGCCCTCGGCATCGAGCGTCCGCACGTCGCGGGAAACTCTCTCGGCGGCCTGCTCGCCCTGGAGTTGGGCCGCCACAAGCTCGTACGGTCGGTGACGGCCCTCTCCCCCGCAGGTTTCTGGTCGCAGAGCGAACGCCGGTACGCGTTCGGGGCTCTGCGCGGAATGCGCTTCGGGGCGCAGGCCCTGCCGCTGCCGCTCATCGAGCGCCTGGCGGGCACGGCCGCCGGGCGGGCGGCGCTCACCAGCACCATCTACGCGCGGCCCGGGCGGCGTTCACCGAAGGCCGTCGTCGCGGAGACCCTGGCGCTGCGCGACGCGACCGGGTTCAGCGAGACGCTCGCGACCGGGGGTTCAGTCCTGTTCACCGACGACGTGCCCGGCATACCCGTCACTGTCGCGTGGGGCAGCAAGGACCGGCTGCTGCTTCGCCGGCAGGGCATCCGGGCCAAGCGCGCCATACCCGGGGCCCGGCTGGTCAGGCTGCCCGGCTGCGGCCACGTCCCGATGAACGACGACCCCGCGCTGGTGGCCCGTGTCATCCTCGACACCAGCCGCTGAGACGACGGGTACGACGGGTGCGACGGGTACGGCAGCCGCTGCAACGGGCCCGGGGCGCCCGCCGAACGCGCCCGATCCGAGCCCCACACCGGCGCACACCAGCGCGCTGCCCGCGATCTGTGCCGCACCGTACGCCCCGGTCCCGACCAGCGGTGCGGTCATCGCGGCCGCGACGGGGATGAGCCCGGAGAAGAGCGTGGCCCGCTCGGCGCCGATCCGCTGCACGCCCATGTACCAGCACACGAAGCCGACGACGGTGACGACCACGGCCTGCCACACCAGCGCAACGCCCTCACCGGGACTGGGCAGCCGCAGCCAGTCGGCGCCGTCGTGCAGCACGCCGATCAGGGTGGATTCGACGGCGGCGACACCGCAGCCCGCGGCGGACAGCAGCTTGGGGCCGAGCGGTCGCAGCACGGGCACGGCGATGACGGCGAACCCGACCTCCCCTGCAAGTGCCGCGACGGACCAGCCGATCCCGGCCGCGTCGGTACGCCCCCACCCCTGCACCGTGAAGGCACCGGCGGCGACCAGCAGGGCGCCGTATACGACGAGCCGGGTGGGGCGTCGGCCGTCCAGGAGGGGGACGAGCACGGCGACGACCACCGGGGCGCAGCCGACGAAGACGCCGGGTACGGCCGGCTCTGCGGTGCGTTCCGCAGCAAGGACGGCCAGGTTGAAGCCGACCATTCCTACGGCGGAGAGCAGGGCGATCCTGCCCCACTGGCGGCGAGTCAGTTTCCGCAGCGGTGCGGTGCCGCCGCGGCCGAGGAGGGGCAGGAGGAGCAGGCAGGCAAGGCCGTAGCGGATTGCCTGGCCCCCCGCGTACGGATAGTCGCCGAGGACACTATTGGCGGTGAAGGAACCGCCGACCAGGACACAGGCGAAGGCGGCGAACAGCGACCCTCTTACGGATGTGGCGTTCATGGAGCCCACGCTAGGCAGTGAACCGGCCTCCTTTAAGGTCCACTTCCATGGCGCTGTCGGAGACCAATTCGGCGGCGTACGCCTCCGATTGGGCCGCCGCTCGCCTGCGCGACATCAGTGGTTCGTCGAACCGGTTCCCCCTTGCCCGGGGCGGTTGTTCACTTGGGGTTCGCGTGGTCGCCGTGGCCGGGCACTAGGCATGGCGTCGCACACCGGACCCGACCGAATCGCCCCTGGAGGCGCCTCGATGCCGTACCGACCGCAGAGCCTGTCCCCCGACCGACGCGCCCTCCTGCGCGGCTCGCTCGCCGCATCGGCCGCGCTGGCGTTGCCCGCTGTCGGCGCGGCGGCGGCCCCCGCCCTGGCACTCTCCGGGCGGCCGCGCGCCGGATGGGGCGTACAGGCCGGCGATGTCACCGCCTCTTCCGGGCTGGTGTGGGTACGGTCCGACCGCCCGGCCCGGATGATCGTGGAGACGTCGGCAACCGAATCGTTCCGCCACTCCCGCAGATGGCACGGGCCCCTGCTCGGGGCGGGTACCGACTTCACCGGTACGACACCGCTGCGCGGGCTCCCCGCGGGCGAACAGGTGCACTACCGCGTGGTCCTGGCCGATCCCGACGATCCGCGTCGCACCGGAGAGCCGGTCCACGGGACGTTCCGTACGGCCTCGGCGAAGCGCAGCGACGGCGTCCGTTTCCTGTGGTCCGGCGACATAGCCGGGCAGGGCTGGGGGATCAATCCGGACATCGGGGGCTATCGGGTGTACGACGAGATGCGCCGCCTCGACCCGGACTTCTTCCTGTGCAGCGGCGACACCGTATACGCGGACGGGGTGATCAGGCCGACCGTGACACTGCCGGACGGACGGGTCTGGCGGAACATCACCACGGAGGAGAAGGCGAAGGTCGCCGAGACGCTGGCCGAGTTCCGGGGGAACTTCAGGTACAACCTGCTGGACGAGAACCTGCGGCGATTCAACGCACAGGTGCCGTCGATCGTGCAGTGGGACGACCATGAGGTACGCAACAACTGGTACCCGGGCCAGATCCTCGACGACGTCCGCTACACCGAGAAGAACGTGGACGTACTGGCTGCGCGGTCCATGCGCGCATTCGGCGAGTACTTCCCGGTCTCCACGCTGCCCGCCCGCGGCAAGGACCGCGACGGCCGCATGTACCGGGTCGTCAGGCAGGGCCCGCTCCTCGACGTCTTCGTGCTGGACATGCGGACGTACCGCAATGCCAACTCCCCCGGCCGCCAGCCGGACGACACGACCGGCATCCTCGGCGCCGCACAACTGGCGTGGCTGAAGCGGGAGCTGTCGCGCTCGCGCGCGGTGTGGAAGGTCATCGCGGCGGACATGCCGCTGGGCATCGTCGTCCCGGACGGGGCGGCCAACTTCGAGGCGGTCGCACAGGGCGATCCCGGGGCGCCGCTGGGGCGGGAGCTCCAGATCGCGGAGCTGCTGCGGCACATCAAGCACGCCCGCATCACCGGCACCCTGTGGCTCACGGCCGACGTGCACTACACCTCGGCCCAACACTACGACCCGTCCCGCGCGGCCTTCAAGGACTTCGCACCCTTCTGGGAGTTCGTGTCCGGCCCACTGGCCGCGGGCGGCTTCCCGGCGACCGGACTCGACGCCACCTTCGGTCCCGACCAGGTCTTCCTCAAGGCACCGACGCGGGCGAACGTGTCGCCGATGGAGGCCCCGCAGCATTTCGGCGAGGTCGAGATCGACGGCGGGAGGGGTGAGCTGACGGTGCGGTTGCGGGCCGAGGGCGGCGCGGTGCTGTTCAGCAAGACGCTGCAGCCGGGCCTCGTCGGCCAGTAGAGACGGACCGTAGAGATGGACCGTAGAGATGGATTCGTAGAGATGGTTGAAAACGGTCACTAAACTCCCAGAAGCACACTTAACCCATCAGTCACAAAGCGTTCGTGATCACGCAACACCGGTCGGCCACAGTGGTGCCATGAGGAAACTGACTGACCCAGCTCCCGCAACTGACGTAACGTCCGCGAAGAGGACCCGCCGTACACACCACTGGCGGCGGGACCTCGTCGAACTCGCCGCCCTGTTCACCGCGGTGGCCGTCGCCGACGCTATCGCGAACATGGTCGCGCACGGGCCGGACGGGCCGTTCCTGCTCATCGCATCGGCCGTGGTCCTCACGGCCACGGCCGGATTCCACACGTGGTGGGCACGACGGCACAGCCATTCCCCGCCGACCGCCGCACCGGGCAACGGGAAGTCGGACAAGAGCGAGTCCGGTGCCCCGGAGCCCGGCCCGGACACAGCGCTGTGGCGAATGCGCACCACCGTCAAGGACGAGCCCGGCAGCCTGGCGCTGCTGTGCACTGCCCTGGCCAGGCACCGGGTGGACATCCTCACCCTCCAGACGCATCCGCTCGCCGAGGGCACCGTCGACGAGCTCCTGCTGCGCGCCCCCGCCACGCTCCAGGCCGCGCAGCTCAGCGGGGAGATCGCTGCCGCCGGCGGCAGCGACACCTGGCTGGAGCGCGCCGACGCCCACGACCTGGTGGACGCGCCCACCCGGGTGCTCGGTCTCGCCACCCGTACAGCTCTTGATGCTGCGGAACTGCCGCTGGCCCTGCGCCAGTTGCTCGGCCGTTGCACCATCCACTCGCTGCCCGCCACCACCCTCACCGGCCGCCCCACCGGCGAGACCGCACCCGTCGAAGGGGTGCTCGACAGCACGGTGATGAAGCTGCGCGACCCGTCGGGCGGCGCCATCACGATCGAGCGCCCCTATCTCCCGTTCACTCCCACCGAGTTCGCCCGGGCCCGCGCCCTCGTGGAGCTCGATGCCCGGCTCGGCCCCCGTATGCCGCGCAGCGAGGACATCCTGACTCTCCCGGAGGGCAACGAGATCACCGTGCGCAGGGCAGGCCCCGACGACCTCGAAGCCGCCCGCGCGATGCACGACCGCTGCAGCGACCGCACCCTGAACCTGCGGTATCACGGCCCGGTCGGCGACGCCGACCGCTACCTGAGCCACCTGCTCAGCCCGCGCTACGGCCGCACCCTCGCCGTCCAGACCGCGTCCGGCCGCCTCGTCGCTCTCGGACATCTGCTCTGGGACGGCGACGAGACCGAGGTCGCGCTGCTCGTCGAGGATGCGTGGCAGCGCCGCGGCATCGGCTCCGAGCTCCTCGGCCGTCTGGTGGTCATGGCCCTGGACGCACGGTGCGAGAGCGTCTACGCCGTCACCCAGTCTTCCAACACCGGCATGGTCGCGGCCATGCGCGGCCTCGGCCTGCCGCTCGACTACCAGATCGAGGAGGGGACGCTGGTGGTCACAGCCCGGCTGAGTGCAGCGACCGTACGATCCCGCCTTCCGTACGAGCAGACCCAAGAGTCCGAGCT from Streptomyces spiramyceticus carries:
- a CDS encoding alpha/beta fold hydrolase gives rise to the protein MAAKVSFTTESATGSHTLSVAYERAGAGEPLLLLHGIGHHWQAWEPVFSALAAERDVIAVDLPGFGESPALPDGLSYDLSTVVPTLGALCEALGIERPHVAGNSLGGLLALELGRHKLVRSVTALSPAGFWSQSERRYAFGALRGMRFGAQALPLPLIERLAGTAAGRAALTSTIYARPGRRSPKAVVAETLALRDATGFSETLATGGSVLFTDDVPGIPVTVAWGSKDRLLLRRQGIRAKRAIPGARLVRLPGCGHVPMNDDPALVARVILDTSR
- a CDS encoding alkaline phosphatase D family protein → MPYRPQSLSPDRRALLRGSLAASAALALPAVGAAAAPALALSGRPRAGWGVQAGDVTASSGLVWVRSDRPARMIVETSATESFRHSRRWHGPLLGAGTDFTGTTPLRGLPAGEQVHYRVVLADPDDPRRTGEPVHGTFRTASAKRSDGVRFLWSGDIAGQGWGINPDIGGYRVYDEMRRLDPDFFLCSGDTVYADGVIRPTVTLPDGRVWRNITTEEKAKVAETLAEFRGNFRYNLLDENLRRFNAQVPSIVQWDDHEVRNNWYPGQILDDVRYTEKNVDVLAARSMRAFGEYFPVSTLPARGKDRDGRMYRVVRQGPLLDVFVLDMRTYRNANSPGRQPDDTTGILGAAQLAWLKRELSRSRAVWKVIAADMPLGIVVPDGAANFEAVAQGDPGAPLGRELQIAELLRHIKHARITGTLWLTADVHYTSAQHYDPSRAAFKDFAPFWEFVSGPLAAGGFPATGLDATFGPDQVFLKAPTRANVSPMEAPQHFGEVEIDGGRGELTVRLRAEGGAVLFSKTLQPGLVGQ
- a CDS encoding GntR family transcriptional regulator — translated: MGTTQLDTVPEPKYWHLKTVLSEALDSDFAVGEILPNERELAARFGVARATLRQALEQLELEGRLQRRRGVGTTVAPPRMGVDVGTSQHGWPGAAGDAWQPVDCTDAVPPGAVARLLDVAGEDEVHTVRRIRVTHGQPVAAELLYVPVASVPELPAIEAPSGAARARSVLRGLQRLGMDGQDRAVELGSARADDAKELDRLPGAPVLVVTTRYFAEGRTAAVSVATYRADTCRLTFGDSGDLEISHHTQERKAS
- a CDS encoding GNAT family N-acetyltransferase, whose product is MRKLTDPAPATDVTSAKRTRRTHHWRRDLVELAALFTAVAVADAIANMVAHGPDGPFLLIASAVVLTATAGFHTWWARRHSHSPPTAAPGNGKSDKSESGAPEPGPDTALWRMRTTVKDEPGSLALLCTALARHRVDILTLQTHPLAEGTVDELLLRAPATLQAAQLSGEIAAAGGSDTWLERADAHDLVDAPTRVLGLATRTALDAAELPLALRQLLGRCTIHSLPATTLTGRPTGETAPVEGVLDSTVMKLRDPSGGAITIERPYLPFTPTEFARARALVELDARLGPRMPRSEDILTLPEGNEITVRRAGPDDLEAARAMHDRCSDRTLNLRYHGPVGDADRYLSHLLSPRYGRTLAVQTASGRLVALGHLLWDGDETEVALLVEDAWQRRGIGSELLGRLVVMALDARCESVYAVTQSSNTGMVAAMRGLGLPLDYQIEEGTLVVTARLSAATVRSRLPYEQTQESELTQQHHQTQQPQQAQRR
- a CDS encoding RNA polymerase sigma-70 factor — protein: MTADTVTDVFEEHRPVLTGVAYRMLGRVADAEDVVQEAWLRWSAETRDDVREPRAYLCRITTRLAIDRLRHVQARREAYVGPWLPEPVVTDFGAAVPDTAERAMLADSVSLAVLVVLESLSPLERAVFVLREAFGFPYAEIAATLDRSESAVRQLAGRARRHVEEGRPRFDVDPAERRDVTERFLAAASGGDLDALLLLLAPDVRLVGDSGGKAKAPLRVMQSADKVGRFLFAVAKQPIVQSEFRFLELNGGPALLILSGGVPDAVFQLDVVDGLVQCVYIVRNPDKIAALAP
- a CDS encoding ROK family protein produces the protein MGRLTGGDPSLLRRINSAVVLHALRGAGSPTLTDLTRVTGLSRPTVEGVVEGLMVTGLVVEAPPEEGEARRQGRPARRFRFRAEAGHLMGVEIGPHRIAALLSGLDGRVIGAGSREVSETASADERLDRVRAMVADVLRRAGVARGSLRAVGVGTPGIVEADGTVRLGTALPDWTGLPLGERLRRSFRCPVLVENDANAAAVAEHWKGAAVESDDIVFVMAGLSPGAGSLIGGRLHRGFGGAAGEIGALHLLGREVTPERLLSTTDEPLHPLDEQAVAAVFRQARQGDAGAQQAVERFIQRLVHDVAALVLALDPELVVVGGWAAGLDGVLEPLRGELERYCLRPPRVALSLLGEAAVATGALRLALDHVEEQLFAVEGTVTARR